A genomic stretch from Halichoerus grypus chromosome 5, mHalGry1.hap1.1, whole genome shotgun sequence includes:
- the TPD52 gene encoding tumor protein D52 isoform X3: MDRGEQGLLRTDPVPEEGEDVAATISATETLSEEEQEELRRELAKVEEEIQTLSQVLAAKEKHLAEIKRKLGINSLQELKQNIAKGWQDVTATSAYKKTSETLSQAGQKASAAFSSVGSVITKKLEDVKNSPTFKSFEEKVENLKSKVGGTKPAGGDFGEVLNSTANASAPEPLPEQTQASP, encoded by the exons GTCTGCTGAGAACAGACCCAGTACCCGAGGAAGGAGAAGATGTTGCCGCTACGATCAGTGCCACAGAGACCCTGTCAGAGGAGGAGCAAGAAGAGCTAAGAAGAGAACTTGCAAAG GTAGAAGAAGAAATCCAGACTCTGTCTCAAGTGTTAGCAGCAAAAGAGAAGCATCTAGCAGAGATCAAACGGAAACTTGGGATCAATTCACTACAGGAACTAAAACAGAACATTGCCAAAGGCTGGCAGGATGTGACAGCAACATCTGC ATACAAAAAGACATCTGAAACCTTATCTCAGGCTGGACAGAAGGCATCAGCTGCTTTCTCATCTGTTGGATCAGTCATCACCAAAAAGCTGGAAGATGTAAA AAACTCCCCAACTTTCAAATCATTTGAAGAAAAGGTTGAAAACTTAAAG TCTAAAGTAGGGGGAACCAAGCCGGCTGGCGGGGATTTTGGAGAAGTCTTGAATTCAACTGCAAATGCCAGTGCCCCGGAGCCTCTTCCAGAACAGACGCAGGCGAGCCCATGA
- the TPD52 gene encoding tumor protein D52 isoform X1, translated as MDRGEQGLLRTDPVPEEGEDVAATISATETLSEEEQEELRRELAKVEEEIQTLSQVLAAKEKHLAEIKRKLGINSLQELKQNIAKGWQDVTATSAYKKTSETLSQAGQKASAAFSSVGSVITKKLEDVKLQAFSHSFSIRSIQHSISMPAMRNSPTFKSFEEKVENLKSKVGGTKPAGGDFGEVLNSTANASAPEPLPEQTQASP; from the exons GTCTGCTGAGAACAGACCCAGTACCCGAGGAAGGAGAAGATGTTGCCGCTACGATCAGTGCCACAGAGACCCTGTCAGAGGAGGAGCAAGAAGAGCTAAGAAGAGAACTTGCAAAG GTAGAAGAAGAAATCCAGACTCTGTCTCAAGTGTTAGCAGCAAAAGAGAAGCATCTAGCAGAGATCAAACGGAAACTTGGGATCAATTCACTACAGGAACTAAAACAGAACATTGCCAAAGGCTGGCAGGATGTGACAGCAACATCTGC ATACAAAAAGACATCTGAAACCTTATCTCAGGCTGGACAGAAGGCATCAGCTGCTTTCTCATCTGTTGGATCAGTCATCACCAAAAAGCTGGAAGATGTAAA ATTGCAAGCCTTTTCACATTCCTTTAG TATCCGCTCCATTCAACATTCAATTAGCATGCCTGCTATGAG AAACTCCCCAACTTTCAAATCATTTGAAGAAAAGGTTGAAAACTTAAAG TCTAAAGTAGGGGGAACCAAGCCGGCTGGCGGGGATTTTGGAGAAGTCTTGAATTCAACTGCAAATGCCAGTGCCCCGGAGCCTCTTCCAGAACAGACGCAGGCGAGCCCATGA
- the TPD52 gene encoding tumor protein D52 isoform X2: MDRGEQGLLRTDPVPEEGEDVAATISATETLSEEEQEELRRELAKVEEEIQTLSQVLAAKEKHLAEIKRKLGINSLQELKQNIAKGWQDVTATSAYKKTSETLSQAGQKASAAFSSVGSVITKKLEDVNIRSIQHSISMPAMRNSPTFKSFEEKVENLKSKVGGTKPAGGDFGEVLNSTANASAPEPLPEQTQASP; this comes from the exons GTCTGCTGAGAACAGACCCAGTACCCGAGGAAGGAGAAGATGTTGCCGCTACGATCAGTGCCACAGAGACCCTGTCAGAGGAGGAGCAAGAAGAGCTAAGAAGAGAACTTGCAAAG GTAGAAGAAGAAATCCAGACTCTGTCTCAAGTGTTAGCAGCAAAAGAGAAGCATCTAGCAGAGATCAAACGGAAACTTGGGATCAATTCACTACAGGAACTAAAACAGAACATTGCCAAAGGCTGGCAGGATGTGACAGCAACATCTGC ATACAAAAAGACATCTGAAACCTTATCTCAGGCTGGACAGAAGGCATCAGCTGCTTTCTCATCTGTTGGATCAGTCATCACCAAAAAGCTGGAAGATGTAAA TATCCGCTCCATTCAACATTCAATTAGCATGCCTGCTATGAG AAACTCCCCAACTTTCAAATCATTTGAAGAAAAGGTTGAAAACTTAAAG TCTAAAGTAGGGGGAACCAAGCCGGCTGGCGGGGATTTTGGAGAAGTCTTGAATTCAACTGCAAATGCCAGTGCCCCGGAGCCTCTTCCAGAACAGACGCAGGCGAGCCCATGA